From Pseudomonas sp. FP2335, the proteins below share one genomic window:
- a CDS encoding F0F1 ATP synthase subunit delta, with product MAELTTLARPYAKAAFEHAQAHQQLASWSAMLGLAAAVSQDDTMQRVLKAPRLTSADKAATFIEVCGDKFDVKAQNFINVIAENDRLLLLPEIAALFDLYKAEQEKSVDVEVTSAFALNQEQQDKLAKVLSARLDREVRLQVAEDPSLIGGVVIRAGDLVIDGSIRGKLANLAEALKS from the coding sequence ATGGCAGAATTGACCACGTTGGCCCGACCTTACGCTAAGGCAGCCTTCGAGCACGCCCAGGCCCACCAGCAGCTGGCCTCTTGGTCAGCCATGCTCGGCCTGGCTGCAGCAGTGTCGCAAGACGACACCATGCAGCGCGTGCTCAAGGCCCCGCGACTGACGAGCGCAGACAAGGCCGCCACTTTTATTGAAGTGTGCGGCGACAAGTTTGATGTGAAGGCACAGAACTTCATCAACGTCATTGCCGAAAACGACCGTCTCCTGCTTCTGCCGGAGATTGCCGCTCTGTTCGACCTGTACAAGGCCGAGCAAGAGAAATCGGTAGACGTTGAAGTGACCAGTGCTTTTGCATTGAACCAAGAACAGCAAGACAAACTCGCCAAGGTTCTCAGTGCACGACTCGACCGGGAAGTGCGCCTGCAAGTTGCGGAAGACCCATCCCTCATTGGGGGTGTTGTCATTCGCGCCGGCGACCTGGTTATCGATGGCTCGATTCGCGGCAAACTCGCGAATCTTGCCGAAGCATTGAAATCTTGA
- the atpD gene encoding F0F1 ATP synthase subunit beta has product MSSGRIVQIIGAVIDVEFPRDSVPSIYNALKVQGAETTLEVQQQLGDGVVRTIAMGSTEGLKRGLDVIDSGAAISVPVGKATLGRIMDVLGNPIDEAGPIDTEERWGIHRPAPSFAEQAGGNDLLETGIKVIDLVCPFAKGGKVGLFGGAGVGKTVNMMELIRNIAIEHSGYSVFAGVGERTREGNDFYHEMKDSNVLDKVALVYGQMNEPPGNRLRVALTGLTMAEKFRDEGNDVLLFVDNIYRYTLAGTEVSALLGRMPSAVGYQPTLAEEMGVLQERITSTKEGSITSIQAVYVPADDLTDPSPATTFAHLDATVVLSRDIASLGIYPAVDPLDSTSRQLDPNVIGQEHYDTARGVQYVLQRYKELKDIIAILGMDELSEADKQLVNRARKIQRFLSQPFFVAEVFTGASGKYVSLKDTIAGFKGILNGDYDHLPEQAFYMVGGIEEAIEKAKKL; this is encoded by the coding sequence ATGAGTAGCGGACGTATCGTTCAAATCATCGGCGCCGTTATCGACGTGGAATTTCCACGCGACAGCGTACCGAGCATCTACAACGCGCTGAAAGTACAAGGCGCGGAAACTACTCTGGAAGTTCAGCAACAGCTGGGCGACGGCGTAGTTCGTACCATTGCGATGGGTTCCACCGAAGGCTTGAAGCGCGGTCTGGACGTTATCGACTCTGGCGCAGCCATCTCCGTACCGGTCGGTAAAGCGACCCTGGGCCGGATCATGGACGTACTGGGCAACCCAATCGACGAAGCCGGCCCGATCGACACCGAAGAGCGCTGGGGCATTCACCGTCCAGCACCTTCGTTCGCCGAACAAGCTGGCGGCAACGACCTGCTGGAAACCGGCATCAAGGTTATCGACCTGGTTTGCCCGTTCGCCAAGGGCGGTAAAGTCGGTCTGTTCGGTGGTGCCGGTGTAGGCAAGACCGTAAACATGATGGAACTGATCCGTAACATCGCCATCGAGCACAGCGGTTATTCCGTGTTCGCCGGTGTGGGTGAGCGTACTCGTGAGGGTAACGACTTCTACCACGAGATGAAGGACTCCAACGTTCTGGACAAAGTGGCACTGGTTTACGGTCAGATGAACGAGCCGCCGGGAAACCGTCTGCGCGTAGCACTGACTGGCCTGACCATGGCCGAGAAGTTCCGTGACGAAGGTAACGACGTTCTGCTGTTCGTCGACAACATCTACCGTTACACCCTGGCCGGTACTGAAGTATCCGCACTGCTGGGCCGTATGCCTTCGGCAGTAGGTTACCAGCCGACCCTGGCTGAAGAGATGGGCGTTCTGCAAGAACGTATCACTTCGACCAAGGAAGGTTCGATCACTTCGATCCAAGCGGTATACGTACCTGCGGATGACTTGACCGACCCGTCGCCAGCGACCACCTTCGCCCACTTGGACGCCACCGTCGTTCTGTCCCGTGACATCGCTTCCCTGGGTATCTACCCAGCGGTCGATCCACTCGACTCGACTTCGCGCCAGCTGGACCCGAACGTGATCGGCCAGGAGCACTACGACACCGCTCGCGGCGTTCAGTACGTGCTGCAGCGTTACAAAGAACTGAAGGACATCATTGCGATCCTGGGTATGGACGAGCTGTCGGAAGCCGACAAGCAGTTGGTAAACCGTGCTCGTAAGATCCAGCGCTTCTTGTCGCAGCCGTTCTTCGTGGCTGAAGTCTTCACCGGTGCCTCGGGTAAATACGTTTCCCTGAAAGACACCATTGCTGGCTTCAAAGGCATCCTCAACGGTGACTACGACCACCTGCCAGAACAAGCGTTCTACATGGTCGGCGGCATCGAAGAAGCGATCGAGAAAGCCAAGAAACTGTAA
- a CDS encoding F0F1 ATP synthase subunit epsilon: MAMTVHCDIVSAEGEIFSGLVEMVIAHGELGDLGIAMGHAPLITSLKPGPITLTKQGGEKEVFYISGGFLEVQPNMVKVLADTVQRAGDLDEASAQEAVKAAEKALNEKGADFDYSAAAVRLAEAAAQLRTLQQIRKK; encoded by the coding sequence ATGGCTATGACAGTCCATTGCGATATCGTCAGCGCGGAAGGGGAAATCTTCTCCGGTCTGGTAGAGATGGTGATTGCACACGGCGAACTCGGTGACCTTGGTATTGCCATGGGTCACGCGCCGTTGATCACCAGCTTGAAGCCAGGTCCGATCACTCTGACCAAGCAAGGCGGGGAAAAGGAGGTGTTCTACATCTCCGGTGGTTTCCTCGAGGTTCAGCCGAACATGGTCAAGGTACTTGCCGACACCGTGCAACGTGCTGGCGACCTGGATGAAGCCTCCGCTCAGGAAGCCGTCAAGGCTGCTGAGAAGGCCCTGAATGAAAAGGGTGCGGACTTCGACTACAGCGCTGCTGCTGTACGTCTGGCCGAGGCTGCAGCCCAGCTGCGCACGCTCCAGCAGATCCGCAAGAAGTAA
- the atpE gene encoding F0F1 ATP synthase subunit C, translating into METVVGLTAIAVALLIGLGALGTAIGFGLLGGKFLEGAARQPEMVPMLQVKMFIVAGLLDAVTMIGVGIALFFTFANPFVGQLAG; encoded by the coding sequence ATGGAAACTGTAGTTGGTCTAACCGCTATCGCTGTTGCACTGTTGATCGGCCTGGGCGCCCTGGGTACTGCCATTGGTTTCGGCCTGCTGGGCGGCAAATTCCTGGAAGGCGCAGCGCGTCAGCCAGAAATGGTTCCAATGCTGCAAGTTAAAATGTTCATCGTCGCCGGTCTGCTCGACGCCGTGACCATGATCGGTGTTGGTATCGCTCTGTTCTTCACCTTCGCGAACCCTTTCGTTGGTCAACTCGCCGGTTAA
- the atpG gene encoding F0F1 ATP synthase subunit gamma has product MAGAKEIRSKIASIKSTQKITSAMEKVAVSKMRKAQMRMAASRPYAERIRQVIGHLANANPEYRHPFMIDREVKRVGYVVVSSDRGLCGGLNTNLFKALVKDMAVNRENGVEIDLCVVGSKGAAFFRNFGGNVVAAISHLGEEPSINDLIGSVKVMLDAYLEGRIDRLSVVSNKFINTMTQQPTVEQLIPLVATPDQELKHHWDYLYEPDAKELLDGLMVRYVESQVYQAVVENNAAEQAARMIAMKNATDNAGDLISDLQLIYNKARQAAITQEISEIVGGAAAV; this is encoded by the coding sequence ATGGCAGGCGCAAAAGAGATTCGCAGTAAGATTGCGAGCATCAAAAGCACGCAAAAAATTACCAGCGCCATGGAAAAAGTGGCGGTCAGCAAAATGCGCAAGGCACAAATGCGCATGGCTGCTAGCCGTCCTTATGCGGAGCGTATCCGCCAGGTAATTGGGCATCTGGCCAACGCCAACCCGGAATACCGCCACCCGTTCATGATCGACCGCGAAGTTAAGCGCGTCGGTTATGTGGTTGTGAGCAGTGACCGTGGTTTGTGCGGTGGTTTGAATACCAACCTGTTCAAGGCCCTGGTCAAGGACATGGCGGTAAACCGCGAAAACGGCGTCGAGATCGATCTGTGTGTTGTTGGTAGCAAGGGTGCGGCCTTTTTCCGTAACTTCGGCGGCAACGTCGTAGCAGCTATCAGCCACCTGGGTGAAGAGCCGTCGATCAATGATTTGATCGGCAGTGTGAAGGTGATGCTGGATGCGTACCTGGAAGGCCGGATTGACCGCCTCTCCGTGGTATCCAACAAGTTCATCAACACCATGACCCAGCAGCCAACCGTGGAGCAATTGATTCCACTGGTGGCGACTCCGGATCAGGAACTCAAGCACCACTGGGACTACCTCTACGAACCAGACGCCAAAGAGCTGCTTGACGGCTTGATGGTGCGCTACGTGGAGTCGCAGGTGTACCAGGCGGTGGTCGAGAACAACGCAGCTGAACAAGCGGCGCGGATGATCGCGATGAAAAACGCTACCGACAACGCCGGTGATCTGATCAGCGATTTGCAGCTGATCTACAACAAGGCGCGTCAGGCTGCGATCACCCAAGAGATCTCGGAAATCGTCGGCGGCGCTGCCGCGGTTTAA
- the atpA gene encoding F0F1 ATP synthase subunit alpha, producing MQQLNPSEISEIIKGRIDKLDVTSQARNEGTVVSVSDGIVRIHGLADVMYGEMIEFPGGVYGMALNLEQDSVGAVVLGAYTSLAEGMSAKCTGRILEVPVGKELLGRVVDALGNPVDGKGPLGNTETDAVEKVAPGVIWRKSVDQPVQTGYKAVDAMIPVGRGQRELIIGDRQIGKTALAIDAIINQKNSGIFCVYVAIGQKQSTIANVVRKLEENGALANTIIVAASASESPALQFLAPYSGCTMGEYFRDRGEDALIVYDDLSKQAVAYRQISLLLRRPPGREAYPGDVFYLHSRLLERASRVSEEYVEKFTNGAVTGKTGSLTALPIIETQAGDVSAFVPTNVISITDGQIFLESAMFNSGIRPAVNAGVSVSRVGGAAQTKIIKKLSGGIRTALAQYRELAAFAQFASDLDEATRKQLEHGQRVTELMKQKQYAPMSIADMALSLYAAERGFLTDVEIAKVGSFEQALIAYFNRDHAELMAKINVKGDFNDDIDAGMKAGIEKFKATQTW from the coding sequence ATGCAGCAACTCAATCCTTCCGAAATAAGTGAAATTATCAAGGGCCGCATCGACAAGCTCGATGTGACCTCCCAAGCCCGTAACGAAGGCACTGTCGTCAGCGTATCTGACGGCATCGTGCGGATTCACGGTCTGGCCGACGTAATGTACGGCGAGATGATCGAGTTTCCGGGCGGCGTCTACGGTATGGCCCTCAACCTGGAGCAAGACTCCGTAGGTGCCGTTGTATTGGGCGCGTACACCAGTCTGGCTGAAGGCATGAGCGCCAAGTGCACTGGCCGCATCCTGGAAGTTCCGGTTGGTAAGGAACTGCTGGGTCGCGTAGTCGACGCACTGGGTAACCCTGTTGACGGTAAAGGTCCACTGGGCAACACCGAGACCGACGCGGTCGAGAAAGTTGCTCCAGGCGTGATCTGGCGTAAGTCGGTAGACCAGCCTGTACAGACTGGCTACAAGGCTGTCGATGCCATGATCCCAGTCGGCCGTGGCCAGCGTGAGCTGATCATCGGTGACCGTCAGATCGGTAAGACCGCCCTGGCGATCGACGCGATCATCAACCAGAAGAACAGCGGCATTTTCTGCGTCTACGTAGCCATCGGTCAGAAGCAATCGACCATCGCCAACGTGGTTCGCAAGCTGGAAGAAAACGGCGCCCTGGCCAACACGATCATCGTGGCTGCCAGTGCTTCGGAATCTCCTGCGCTGCAATTCCTGGCACCGTACTCCGGTTGCACCATGGGTGAATACTTCCGCGACCGCGGTGAAGACGCGCTGATCGTTTATGACGATCTGTCCAAGCAAGCAGTGGCTTACCGCCAGATTTCCCTGCTGCTGCGCCGTCCACCAGGCCGTGAAGCCTACCCAGGCGACGTGTTCTATCTCCACTCCCGTCTGCTGGAGCGCGCATCCCGCGTTTCGGAAGAGTACGTAGAGAAGTTCACCAACGGCGCAGTGACCGGCAAAACCGGTTCCCTGACCGCACTGCCGATCATCGAAACCCAGGCTGGCGACGTTTCCGCGTTCGTTCCGACCAACGTGATTTCCATCACCGACGGTCAGATCTTCCTGGAATCGGCCATGTTCAACTCGGGCATCCGCCCTGCAGTGAACGCCGGTGTTTCGGTATCCCGTGTGGGTGGTGCCGCTCAGACCAAGATCATCAAGAAGCTCTCCGGTGGTATCCGTACCGCTCTGGCTCAGTACCGTGAACTGGCGGCATTCGCCCAGTTCGCTTCTGACCTGGACGAAGCGACCCGTAAGCAACTTGAGCATGGTCAGCGCGTTACCGAGCTGATGAAGCAGAAGCAATACGCCCCAATGTCGATCGCTGACATGGCGTTGTCGCTGTATGCCGCTGAGCGTGGGTTCCTGACCGACGTTGAAATCGCCAAGGTCGGCAGCTTTGAACAAGCGCTGATTGCTTACTTCAACCGCGATCACGCCGAACTGATGGCGAAGATCAACGTGAAGGGTGACTTCAATGACGATATCGACGCTGGCATGAAAGCCGGTATCGAGAAGTTCAAGGCCACCCAAACCTGGTAA
- a CDS encoding F0F1 ATP synthase subunit B, protein MNINATIIGQSLAFLIFVVFCMKFVWPPVIAALHERQKKIADGLDAAARAARDLELAQDKAGQQLREAKAQAAEIIEQAKKRGNQIVEEAVEKARIDADRVKVQAQAEIEQELNGVKDALRAQLGALAVGGAEKILGATIDQNAHAELVNKLAAEI, encoded by the coding sequence GTGAACATTAATGCAACCATTATTGGTCAGTCCTTAGCGTTCTTGATTTTTGTCGTTTTCTGCATGAAGTTCGTATGGCCTCCGGTCATCGCAGCTCTGCACGAACGTCAGAAGAAGATCGCGGATGGGCTGGACGCTGCAGCACGAGCAGCTCGCGACCTGGAGTTGGCCCAAGATAAAGCGGGTCAACAACTGCGCGAAGCGAAAGCTCAAGCAGCCGAAATCATTGAGCAAGCCAAGAAACGCGGTAACCAGATCGTTGAAGAGGCTGTTGAAAAAGCCCGTATCGACGCTGACCGTGTGAAGGTTCAGGCTCAGGCCGAGATCGAGCAGGAACTGAACGGTGTCAAAGACGCGCTGCGTGCCCAACTGGGTGCTCTGGCCGTTGGCGGTGCTGAGAAGATCCTGGGTGCCACAATCGATCAAAACGCGCACGCGGAGCTGGTTAACAAACTGGCTGCTGAAATTTAA
- the glmU gene encoding bifunctional UDP-N-acetylglucosamine diphosphorylase/glucosamine-1-phosphate N-acetyltransferase GlmU has translation MSLEIVILAAGQGTRMRSALPKVLHPVAGNSMLGHVIHSARQLDPQRIHVVIGHGADVVRERLAADDLNFVLQDKQLGTGHATAQAVPFITADTVLILYGDVPLIEVETLQRLLKHVVPGQMGLLTVELADPTGYGRIVRNADGKVAAIVEHKDASEAQRAITEGNTGIMAVPGNKLADWMSRLSNNNAQGEYYLTDVIEMAVSDGLLVATEQPHDPMEVQGANDRKQLAELERHYQLREGRRLMAQGVTLRDPARFDVRGEVTVGRDVLIDINVILEGRVIIEDDVIIGPNCVIKDSTLRKGVVIKANSHLEGAVMGEGSDAGPFARLRPGSVLEAKAHVGNFVELKNAHLGEGAKVGHLTYLGDAVIGARTNIGAGTITCNYDGANKHQTVLGEDVFIGSNNSLVAPVRVGDGATTAAGSTINQDVDNLQLGVARARQRNIDGWKRPVKIKKS, from the coding sequence ATGTCTCTTGAAATTGTCATTCTCGCCGCAGGCCAGGGCACCCGCATGCGTTCGGCACTGCCTAAGGTGCTGCACCCGGTTGCCGGTAACTCCATGCTTGGCCATGTTATCCACAGCGCCCGGCAACTTGATCCGCAGCGTATTCACGTGGTCATCGGCCACGGTGCCGATGTGGTACGTGAACGCCTGGCTGCGGACGACCTGAATTTCGTATTGCAAGACAAGCAACTCGGCACCGGCCACGCCACCGCGCAAGCCGTGCCGTTCATCACGGCCGACACCGTGCTGATCCTCTACGGCGACGTGCCCCTGATCGAAGTGGAAACCCTGCAACGCCTGCTCAAGCACGTGGTACCCGGCCAGATGGGCCTGCTCACAGTCGAACTGGCTGATCCCACCGGCTACGGCCGTATCGTGCGCAACGCTGACGGCAAGGTCGCGGCCATCGTCGAGCATAAAGACGCCAGCGAAGCCCAGCGCGCCATCACCGAAGGCAATACCGGAATCATGGCGGTGCCTGGCAATAAGCTCGCCGACTGGATGAGCCGCCTGTCCAACAACAACGCCCAGGGCGAGTACTACCTCACCGACGTCATCGAGATGGCCGTGAGTGATGGTCTGCTGGTCGCCACCGAGCAACCCCACGACCCGATGGAAGTGCAGGGCGCCAACGACCGCAAGCAACTCGCTGAACTGGAGCGTCACTACCAACTGCGCGAAGGCCGCCGCCTGATGGCCCAGGGCGTGACCCTGCGCGACCCGGCGCGCTTCGATGTGCGTGGTGAAGTCACCGTGGGCCGCGATGTGCTGATCGACATCAACGTGATCCTCGAAGGCCGCGTAATCATCGAAGACGACGTGATCATCGGCCCCAACTGCGTCATCAAGGACAGCACCCTGCGCAAAGGCGTGGTGATCAAGGCCAACAGCCACCTGGAAGGTGCCGTGATGGGCGAGGGCAGCGATGCCGGCCCGTTCGCACGCTTGCGTCCGGGCAGCGTGTTGGAGGCCAAGGCCCATGTGGGTAACTTCGTCGAACTGAAAAACGCCCACCTGGGCGAGGGCGCCAAGGTAGGTCACCTGACTTACTTGGGCGATGCCGTGATCGGCGCGCGCACCAACATTGGCGCGGGCACCATCACCTGCAACTACGATGGCGCCAACAAGCACCAGACTGTGTTGGGCGAAGACGTGTTCATTGGTTCCAACAACTCGTTGGTTGCCCCGGTGAGAGTCGGCGATGGCGCCACCACCGCGGCCGGCTCCACCATCAACCAGGATGTGGATAACTTGCAGCTGGGCGTCGCGCGCGCTCGTCAGCGCAACATTGATGGCTGGAAACGCCCGGTCAAAATCAAAAAGAGCTGA